A stretch of the Archangium violaceum genome encodes the following:
- a CDS encoding NAD(P)-dependent alcohol dehydrogenase: MSTFHGYAAPAAGKPLEPFSFQARPLGPGDVEIAISHCGICHSDLHLLNDDWKMSQFPLVAGHEIIGTVAQVGSAVRGLTPGQRVGVGGQCGSCGTCEWCERGEENLCAQLQPTCIPGPGGFADRIRVNARFALPIPEALPSRDAAPLLCAGITVYSPLREAGIGAHSRVGIIGVGGLGHLAVQFARAMGAEVTAFSTSPDKETEARALGAHRFVAAREPSALAAVRGSFDFLLATVTADLPWLDYVAALRPRGTLCFVGMPPSPMMLPALPLIFGNKKVTGSNTGSPGGIREMLEVAARNGIRARTELFPLKDINTAIGRVARNEVRYRAVLEL; this comes from the coding sequence ATGTCCACCTTCCATGGTTACGCCGCCCCCGCGGCAGGCAAGCCGCTCGAGCCCTTCTCCTTCCAGGCCAGGCCGCTCGGGCCCGGTGACGTGGAGATCGCCATCTCCCACTGCGGCATCTGCCACAGCGATCTGCACCTGCTGAACGACGACTGGAAGATGAGCCAGTTCCCGCTGGTGGCGGGCCACGAGATCATCGGCACCGTGGCGCAGGTGGGCTCGGCGGTGCGGGGCCTGACTCCGGGCCAGCGCGTGGGCGTGGGCGGGCAGTGCGGCAGCTGCGGCACCTGTGAGTGGTGTGAGCGGGGCGAGGAGAACCTCTGTGCCCAGCTGCAGCCCACCTGCATCCCGGGTCCCGGCGGCTTCGCGGATCGCATCCGCGTGAATGCCCGCTTCGCCCTGCCCATCCCCGAGGCCCTGCCCTCGCGTGACGCCGCGCCGCTGCTGTGCGCCGGCATCACCGTGTACTCGCCGCTGCGCGAGGCCGGCATCGGCGCGCACTCCCGCGTGGGCATCATCGGCGTGGGCGGCCTGGGCCACCTCGCCGTGCAGTTCGCCCGCGCCATGGGCGCCGAGGTGACGGCCTTCTCCACCTCGCCGGACAAGGAGACCGAGGCGCGCGCCCTGGGCGCCCACCGCTTCGTCGCCGCCCGCGAGCCGTCGGCCCTGGCGGCGGTGCGTGGCTCCTTCGACTTCCTCCTCGCCACCGTGACCGCGGATCTGCCGTGGCTGGACTACGTGGCGGCCCTGCGTCCGCGCGGCACCCTGTGCTTCGTGGGCATGCCGCCCTCGCCCATGATGCTGCCCGCCCTCCCGCTCATCTTCGGGAACAAGAAGGTGACCGGTAGCAACACCGGCAGCCCGGGGGGCATCCGGGAGATGCTCGAGGTGGCCGCCCGCAACGGCATCCGCGCCCGCACCGAGCTCTTCCCCCTGAAGGACATCAACACCGCGATCGGCCGCGTCGCCCGGAACGAGGTGCGCTACCGCGCCGTCCTGGAGCTGTGA
- a CDS encoding serine/threonine-protein kinase → MDEAGYAPFLVLFNNATRIVAPNEAREFGRYELVSKLAAGGMAVTYRARMKGAAGVTKPVVIKQILPHFADEPDFVEMFVSEARVAAGLTHGNIAQVFDFGEIDGQFFLAMEFVHGQPLSKLIRRAQRAGMPCIPLPLALFITTQICDGLDYAHRHVGEDGETMGLVHRDVSPDNVLISYEGQVKVIDFGIAKATSVVESRTSPGTLKGKYPYFSTEQARGEQDLDARSDIFAVGVVLYEMLCGRRPYEGELAAVLPRILAGDYAPPSSYNPAIGPELEAVMATAMALEREARYPTAQAFSEALREQLYSAYPRFSPAMLSQFLGHLFSEDLSAEGRRVEVTPAFLEQLAAWQAQPQPAGTGGRTSTGNGSSSGVRSVQRPGSDAGRPASSPSVRSSPSRPVTNSTSGRPPSISTSTGRRVPSNTRPQAPATMAAPPEPKDEPSTSVSGPSTAAKTAAEEAHDTPVEVPAVTVNDGVPDHLRALRETRTREEQERAERRQRLVLLISVPLFGLALVLGGLHYLLSPKNVGPPRASLWLTSAPAGATVKLNGKDVPGTTPLIVQNVPLDEANTLVLTLPGHRPWSKRFTAHTEAMPPMHAELERVEPVPSAPEPPPPSVAEAPEEKKTAEPAPDPRFLAVDYPTRLFVLRPKYNALPMGLYATASIELNPGSSYSVSTEGGASLSKGRGSSSSTLVYFIEGDSISANESFGLIGPSARTFKGVRRMHVFLLDDDLEDNSGTVRVHLRQSKWVAPRSFTFDATRDALVLQPHHQMVLRGLNPDAIYLLTVRDDFAELRAGANGRTRRVLCAESSQKSARRNHRLLEVGKRYQLTGADTLRCTFPDNQLEDNAGAFEVDIVDVTDMSRRERTAALRGSSR, encoded by the coding sequence TTGGATGAAGCGGGGTATGCTCCCTTCCTCGTCCTCTTCAACAACGCGACGCGCATCGTGGCCCCCAACGAAGCCCGGGAGTTTGGCAGGTACGAACTGGTCTCGAAGCTCGCCGCGGGCGGGATGGCCGTTACCTACCGCGCGAGGATGAAGGGCGCGGCGGGGGTGACCAAGCCGGTGGTCATCAAGCAGATCCTCCCCCACTTCGCCGACGAGCCCGATTTCGTGGAGATGTTCGTCAGCGAGGCGCGCGTGGCCGCGGGCCTCACCCACGGCAACATCGCGCAGGTCTTCGACTTCGGGGAGATCGACGGCCAGTTCTTCCTGGCCATGGAGTTCGTGCACGGCCAGCCCCTGTCCAAGCTGATACGCCGTGCCCAGCGCGCGGGGATGCCGTGCATTCCCCTGCCCCTGGCGCTCTTCATCACCACGCAGATCTGCGACGGGCTGGACTACGCGCACCGGCACGTGGGCGAGGACGGGGAGACGATGGGGCTCGTCCACCGCGACGTGTCCCCGGACAACGTGCTCATCTCCTACGAGGGCCAGGTCAAGGTCATCGACTTCGGCATCGCCAAGGCCACGAGCGTCGTGGAGTCCCGCACCTCGCCCGGCACGCTCAAGGGCAAGTACCCGTACTTCTCCACCGAGCAGGCCCGCGGCGAGCAGGACCTGGACGCGCGCTCGGACATCTTCGCCGTCGGCGTGGTGCTCTACGAGATGCTGTGCGGCCGGCGCCCCTACGAGGGCGAGCTCGCCGCCGTGCTGCCGCGCATCCTCGCGGGTGATTACGCGCCGCCCTCCTCCTACAACCCCGCCATCGGCCCGGAGCTGGAGGCGGTGATGGCCACCGCGATGGCGCTGGAGCGGGAGGCGCGCTACCCCACCGCGCAGGCCTTCTCCGAGGCGCTGCGCGAGCAGCTCTACTCGGCCTATCCGCGCTTCTCGCCCGCGATGCTGTCGCAGTTCCTGGGCCACCTCTTCAGCGAGGATCTCTCCGCCGAGGGGCGCCGCGTGGAGGTGACGCCCGCCTTCCTGGAGCAGCTGGCCGCGTGGCAGGCGCAACCGCAGCCGGCGGGCACGGGCGGCCGGACCAGCACCGGTAACGGCTCCAGCTCCGGCGTGCGCAGCGTGCAGCGGCCCGGCAGTGACGCGGGCCGGCCGGCGAGCAGCCCGAGCGTCCGCTCCTCCCCGTCCAGGCCCGTCACCAATAGCACCAGTGGACGGCCCCCGAGCATCAGCACGTCCACCGGGCGCCGCGTGCCATCGAACACGCGCCCGCAGGCTCCCGCCACCATGGCGGCCCCACCGGAGCCGAAGGACGAGCCCTCCACGTCCGTGTCGGGGCCGTCGACCGCCGCGAAGACCGCCGCCGAGGAAGCGCACGACACCCCCGTCGAGGTGCCGGCCGTCACCGTGAACGACGGCGTGCCGGATCACCTGCGCGCCCTGCGCGAGACGCGGACCCGGGAGGAGCAGGAGCGCGCGGAGCGGCGCCAGCGCCTGGTGCTGCTCATCAGCGTGCCCCTCTTCGGGCTCGCGCTGGTGCTGGGCGGCCTGCACTACCTCCTGTCCCCGAAGAACGTAGGGCCCCCCAGGGCTTCGCTGTGGCTCACCTCCGCGCCGGCCGGCGCCACGGTGAAGCTCAACGGGAAGGACGTGCCCGGCACCACGCCGCTCATCGTCCAGAACGTCCCCCTGGACGAGGCCAACACCCTCGTCCTCACCCTGCCGGGCCATCGGCCGTGGTCGAAGCGCTTCACCGCCCACACGGAAGCCATGCCGCCCATGCACGCGGAGCTCGAGCGCGTCGAGCCGGTGCCGTCCGCCCCCGAGCCTCCGCCCCCCTCGGTCGCCGAGGCGCCGGAGGAGAAGAAAACCGCCGAGCCCGCGCCAGATCCCAGGTTCCTCGCAGTGGACTACCCGACACGGCTGTTCGTCCTGCGCCCCAAGTACAACGCGCTCCCGATGGGCCTGTACGCCACCGCGTCCATCGAGCTCAACCCCGGCTCGAGCTACTCCGTGAGCACGGAGGGCGGCGCCTCGCTCTCCAAGGGGCGCGGGAGCTCGTCCTCCACGCTGGTCTACTTCATCGAGGGCGACAGCATCTCCGCGAACGAGTCCTTCGGGCTGATTGGCCCGTCGGCTCGCACCTTCAAGGGCGTGCGCCGGATGCACGTCTTCCTGCTGGACGACGACCTGGAGGACAACAGCGGCACGGTGCGGGTGCACCTGCGCCAGTCCAAGTGGGTGGCCCCTCGCAGCTTCACCTTCGACGCCACCCGGGATGCGCTGGTGCTCCAGCCCCACCACCAGATGGTGCTGCGCGGCCTCAACCCGGACGCCATCTACCTGCTCACCGTGCGCGACGACTTCGCGGAGCTGCGCGCGGGCGCCAACGGCCGTACACGTCGGGTGCTATGCGCCGAGAGCAGCCAGAAGTCCGCCCGGCGCAACCACCGGCTGTTGGAGGTGGGCAAGCGCTACCAGTTGACAGGAGCGGACACCCTGCGCTGCACCTTCCCGGACAATCAGCTGGAGGACAACGCCGGCGCGTTCGAGGTGGACATCGTCGATGTCACGGACATGTCCCGACGGGAACGCACGGCGGCCCTGAGAGGCAGCTCCCGTTGA
- a CDS encoding metallophosphoesterase family protein produces MRNVRRVAVALALVAGGCSMRPAEERALKDLEVGRVEASGVAFTVEDGLAVVRQVEAGTLTLWGSAPAFHVRAVSSDGANETWTVVVRNAMPDAELTVKVGDEPQVVDALPGPLPTVKTWRVRVPAGAEARMTVAPPLWDQPMPFRFAALADVQEALPRVGDIYQRINADPTLRFIFFSGDLTQRGTVEQLEEFQSRLQESRIPLFATLGNHELLNPDPRFHEYFGRGNLHFTFQGAHFTMIDSGNGSLDPRAEVELDRWLEAGRDAVHILGTHIPLVDPIGVRNGAFASRNEAASLLAKLARARLDLTLYGHVHSYYAFSNAGIPSFISGGGGAIPEQFDGVGRHFLAVEVAPGQGVRTVSLVRVD; encoded by the coding sequence GTGAGGAACGTTCGCCGGGTGGCCGTCGCGCTCGCGCTGGTGGCGGGGGGGTGCAGCATGCGGCCCGCCGAGGAGCGCGCGTTGAAGGACCTGGAGGTGGGGCGCGTGGAGGCCAGCGGCGTGGCCTTCACCGTGGAGGACGGGCTGGCGGTGGTGCGCCAGGTGGAGGCGGGCACGCTGACGCTGTGGGGCTCGGCGCCGGCCTTCCACGTGCGCGCGGTGTCCTCGGACGGGGCCAACGAGACGTGGACGGTGGTGGTGCGCAACGCCATGCCGGACGCGGAGCTCACGGTGAAGGTGGGCGACGAGCCGCAGGTGGTGGACGCCCTGCCCGGGCCGCTGCCCACGGTGAAGACGTGGCGGGTGCGGGTGCCGGCGGGCGCGGAGGCCCGGATGACGGTGGCGCCGCCGCTGTGGGATCAGCCGATGCCCTTCCGCTTCGCCGCGCTGGCGGACGTGCAGGAGGCCCTGCCCCGGGTGGGTGACATCTACCAGCGCATCAACGCGGACCCCACGCTGCGCTTCATCTTCTTCTCGGGGGACCTGACGCAGCGGGGCACCGTGGAGCAGCTGGAGGAGTTCCAGTCCCGCCTGCAGGAGTCCCGTATCCCGTTGTTCGCCACGCTGGGCAACCACGAGCTGCTCAACCCGGATCCCCGCTTCCACGAGTACTTCGGCCGGGGCAACCTGCACTTCACCTTCCAGGGCGCGCACTTCACGATGATCGACTCGGGCAACGGCTCGTTGGACCCGAGGGCCGAGGTGGAACTGGACCGGTGGCTGGAGGCGGGGCGGGACGCGGTGCACATCCTGGGCACGCACATCCCGCTGGTGGACCCCATCGGCGTGCGCAACGGCGCCTTCGCGAGCCGCAACGAGGCGGCGTCCCTGCTGGCGAAGCTGGCGCGCGCGCGGTTGGACCTCACGCTCTACGGCCACGTGCACTCGTACTACGCGTTCTCCAACGCGGGGATTCCGTCGTTCATCTCGGGCGGCGGCGGGGCCATCCCCGAGCAGTTCGATGGCGTGGGGCGGCACTTCCTCGCGGTGGAGGTGGCGCCGGGTCAGGGCGTGCGCACCGTGTCGCTGGTGCGCGTGGACTGA
- a CDS encoding TonB-dependent receptor yields the protein MAALALLAAPVMAQTPAPEGTAPTTSPSVTAPADPVTTPVEPVTPEPAAPAPADAVDAPPVAQDAPVAQDAPVAQDAPVAEPGATAGEDTLPEGQGEDEMMADSATPPPGFTGVYGQVTDAQTKETLIEATVKVVTGAQKSVLTDIDGNYQLALPPGKYDLRVFYDVYEGRRITGVVVEEGKATKLDVQLSADAGAVQEVVVEARADRRAEGALLQERKKAATVSDAISSQEIARTPDSSASDAVKRVVSATVVDGRFVLLRGLGGRYAVTLLNGALLPSPEPDEPSVPLDLFPTSLLANLNVVKSYTPDLPGTFGGGTLLIETNTYPSKFELKPRISLSGDSIATFQQRNAQPGSLLESLSFPDPERQLPANLPRDERMGSSVDTWKSFSNVWSARQTRSLPNLGLGVSMGDTLRFGNRRLGYLATVNYGRKESARVAEFARATRPEEELEARDAATTLQGSESTSLSALASVGYQFDRDNELTLFSLYTRGTDSAGITSRGVNNERSELFESTRLQFVSRFLSFNQVRGFHRLNTLSDAEIDWQANFSRVERDEPDTRDTLYSDDLSDPSGKFSFPSQPNSGERFFAELGESSTGGSASLTLPFSDVRLKAGGLAQMSFRDFSARRFRYQLTGDPVDASLPPEQLFASDNLGSGIRLRETTRGDDAYDAYLGIFAGFVTADYKPVEPLRLVGGVRVEHSLQQLTAHTPFDTTPTASNDAKYLDVLPALNAIYALSPEVNLRAGYSYTLARPTFRELAPFIFFDFVRRRNVSGNPNLLETRIHNIDARAEWFVGENEVLAASAFYKQFQDPIERIILNPQSGDVGFDNADGARSYGVELEARASLARISPALSNFRAAANLTLIQSNIVLTDPEKLGAQTNSNRPMQGQSPYVINLNLGYDRQESGTEVALLYNVYGPRISEVGVQKLPDTYEKPFHRVDLAISQKLGSGMQLKLTGSNLLNSAVVLDQGGITVLKYRPGVAFSASLGWTL from the coding sequence ATGGCGGCGCTCGCACTGCTGGCCGCGCCCGTGATGGCGCAGACGCCCGCTCCCGAGGGGACCGCTCCCACCACGAGCCCCTCCGTTACCGCTCCCGCGGATCCGGTCACCACGCCCGTCGAGCCGGTCACCCCCGAGCCCGCGGCTCCGGCTCCTGCCGACGCGGTCGACGCTCCTCCTGTGGCTCAGGACGCTCCCGTGGCTCAGGATGCTCCCGTGGCTCAGGATGCTCCCGTGGCCGAGCCGGGTGCCACCGCCGGAGAAGACACGCTCCCCGAAGGACAGGGAGAGGACGAGATGATGGCCGATTCGGCCACTCCGCCCCCGGGCTTCACCGGCGTCTATGGCCAGGTCACCGACGCGCAGACGAAGGAGACCCTCATCGAGGCCACGGTGAAGGTCGTCACCGGCGCGCAGAAGAGCGTCCTCACGGACATCGACGGCAACTACCAGCTGGCGCTGCCCCCCGGGAAGTATGACCTGCGCGTCTTCTATGACGTCTACGAGGGCCGCCGCATCACCGGCGTCGTCGTGGAGGAGGGCAAGGCCACGAAGCTGGACGTGCAGCTGAGCGCCGACGCGGGCGCCGTGCAGGAGGTCGTCGTCGAGGCCCGCGCGGACCGCCGCGCCGAGGGCGCGCTGCTCCAGGAGCGCAAGAAGGCCGCCACCGTGTCCGACGCCATCAGCTCCCAGGAGATCGCCCGCACCCCGGACTCGAGCGCCTCGGACGCGGTGAAGCGCGTGGTGAGCGCCACGGTGGTGGATGGCCGCTTCGTGCTGCTGCGCGGCCTGGGTGGACGCTACGCGGTGACGCTGCTCAACGGCGCGCTGCTGCCCAGCCCCGAGCCGGATGAGCCCTCGGTGCCGTTGGACCTGTTCCCCACCAGCCTGCTGGCCAACCTCAACGTGGTGAAGAGCTACACCCCCGACCTGCCCGGCACCTTCGGCGGTGGCACGCTCCTCATCGAGACCAACACCTACCCGAGCAAGTTCGAGCTCAAGCCGCGCATCTCCCTGTCCGGCGACAGCATCGCCACCTTCCAGCAGCGCAACGCGCAGCCGGGCAGCCTCCTGGAGTCCCTGAGCTTCCCGGACCCCGAGCGCCAGCTGCCGGCGAACCTGCCCCGCGACGAGCGCATGGGCAGCTCGGTGGACACCTGGAAGAGCTTCTCCAATGTCTGGTCCGCGCGTCAGACCCGGTCGCTGCCCAACCTGGGCCTGGGCGTGTCCATGGGTGACACGCTGCGCTTCGGCAACCGCCGCCTGGGCTACCTGGCCACCGTCAACTATGGGCGCAAGGAGAGCGCGCGCGTGGCCGAGTTCGCCCGCGCCACCCGTCCGGAGGAGGAGCTCGAGGCGCGCGACGCCGCCACCACCCTCCAGGGCAGCGAGTCCACCAGCCTCAGCGCCCTGGCCAGCGTGGGCTACCAGTTCGACCGCGACAACGAGCTCACCCTCTTCAGCCTCTACACACGCGGCACGGACAGCGCCGGCATCACCTCGCGCGGCGTGAACAACGAGCGCTCGGAGCTCTTCGAGAGCACCCGCCTGCAGTTCGTCTCCCGCTTCCTCTCCTTCAACCAGGTGCGCGGCTTCCACCGCCTCAACACGCTGAGCGACGCCGAGATCGACTGGCAGGCCAACTTCAGCCGCGTGGAGCGCGATGAGCCGGACACGCGAGACACCCTCTACAGCGACGACCTGAGCGATCCCTCCGGCAAGTTCTCCTTCCCCAGCCAGCCCAACAGCGGCGAGCGCTTCTTCGCCGAGCTGGGCGAGAGCTCCACCGGCGGCAGCGCCAGCCTCACCCTCCCCTTCTCCGACGTGCGCCTGAAGGCGGGCGGCCTGGCGCAGATGTCCTTCCGCGACTTCTCCGCCCGCCGCTTCCGCTACCAGCTCACCGGCGACCCGGTGGACGCGTCCCTGCCTCCCGAGCAGCTCTTCGCCTCCGACAACCTGGGCTCCGGCATCCGCCTGCGCGAGACCACCCGCGGCGATGACGCCTATGACGCCTACCTCGGCATCTTCGCCGGCTTCGTCACGGCGGACTACAAGCCCGTGGAGCCGCTGCGCCTGGTGGGCGGCGTACGCGTGGAGCACTCCCTCCAGCAGCTCACCGCCCACACCCCGTTCGACACCACCCCCACCGCGAGCAACGACGCGAAGTACCTGGACGTGCTGCCGGCCCTCAACGCCATCTACGCGCTCAGCCCCGAGGTGAACCTGCGCGCCGGCTACAGCTACACCCTGGCCCGGCCCACCTTCCGCGAGCTCGCCCCGTTCATCTTCTTCGACTTCGTGCGCCGCCGGAACGTGTCCGGTAATCCGAACCTGCTCGAGACGCGCATCCACAACATCGATGCCCGCGCGGAGTGGTTCGTGGGGGAGAACGAGGTGCTCGCCGCCAGCGCCTTCTACAAGCAGTTCCAGGACCCCATCGAGCGCATCATCCTCAACCCCCAGTCCGGTGACGTCGGCTTCGACAACGCGGACGGAGCGCGCAGCTACGGCGTGGAGCTGGAGGCGCGCGCGTCGCTCGCCCGCATCTCCCCGGCCCTCTCCAACTTCCGCGCCGCCGCCAACCTCACCCTCATCCAGTCCAACATCGTCCTCACGGACCCGGAGAAGCTGGGCGCGCAGACCAACAGCAACCGGCCCATGCAGGGCCAGTCGCCCTACGTCATCAACCTCAACCTCGGCTACGACCGCCAGGAGAGCGGCACCGAGGTCGCCCTGCTCTACAACGTCTACGGCCCGCGCATCAGCGAGGTCGGCGTGCAGAAGCTGCCCGACACCTACGAGAAGCCCTTCCACCGCGTGGACCTGGCCATCAGCCAGAAGCTGGGCAGCGGCATGCAGCTCAAGCTCACCGGCTCCAACCTCCTCAACTCCGCCGTCGTGCTGGATCAAGGCGGCATCACCGTCCTGAAGTACCGCCCGGGCGTCGCCTTCTCCGCGTCGCTGGGCTGGACCCTCTAA
- a CDS encoding ExbD/TolR family protein, which yields MAFDLGGGKGGIRPAMNVTPLVDVVLVLLIIFMVVTPLMTKQMWMDVPGKADDQTEVAPPPPGALPPVVLTVTKTGAVQINREDVPRDQLVARLKRMLNARPDKIVFFDAENDVPYGSAMDVMDLARGGNITVAVVPDAVAEPAAP from the coding sequence ATGGCCTTCGATCTCGGTGGTGGCAAGGGCGGCATCCGCCCGGCGATGAACGTGACCCCCCTGGTGGACGTGGTGCTGGTGCTCCTCATCATCTTCATGGTCGTCACCCCGCTGATGACCAAGCAGATGTGGATGGACGTGCCCGGCAAGGCGGACGACCAGACCGAGGTGGCTCCGCCTCCTCCCGGCGCGCTCCCGCCCGTGGTGCTCACCGTCACGAAGACGGGCGCGGTGCAGATCAACCGCGAGGACGTGCCGCGAGACCAGCTCGTGGCCCGGCTGAAGCGGATGCTCAACGCGCGCCCGGACAAGATCGTCTTCTTCGACGCGGAAAACGACGTGCCGTACGGCAGCGCGATGGATGTCATGGACCTGGCACGCGGCGGAAACATCACCGTGGCGGTGGTTCCCGATGCCGTCGCGGAACCCGCGGCTCCGTGA
- a CDS encoding ExbD/TolR family protein, with protein MSARRSGGLTPEMNVTPLVDVVLVLLIIFMVVTPQLEAGAAVELPAVLNPDKGEDNSLTPTTVSLTAQGALFLDRKELPREQLVERLRAIHEKDPESRVVLKADRAVRYAEVRGVFKTLQDIGFPGISLQVVDLKKN; from the coding sequence ATGTCCGCCCGGCGTAGTGGCGGGCTCACGCCCGAGATGAACGTGACGCCGCTGGTGGACGTGGTGCTCGTCCTCCTCATCATCTTCATGGTCGTCACGCCCCAGCTCGAGGCCGGTGCCGCGGTGGAGCTGCCCGCGGTGCTCAACCCGGACAAGGGCGAGGACAACTCCCTCACCCCCACCACGGTGAGCCTCACCGCGCAGGGGGCCCTCTTCCTGGACCGCAAGGAGCTGCCGCGCGAGCAGCTCGTCGAGCGGCTCCGGGCCATCCACGAGAAGGATCCCGAGTCGCGCGTGGTGCTCAAGGCCGACCGCGCCGTGCGCTACGCCGAGGTGCGCGGTGTCTTCAAGACGCTGCAGGACATCGGCTTCCCGGGCATCTCGCTGCAGGTCGTCGACCTGAAGAAGAACTAG
- a CDS encoding MotA/TolQ/ExbB proton channel family protein has product MNFNLIEIYQHMGFFARCIAYTLILFALASLIVFFERLIFFFRTKSADRKFASRAGKLLESQQHEQFVTEAATAKASSLAKLLGGGVKTYLVKKAAPQGKLGAVELTRRDMDRLYERVTADVRRGMSVLASVGSVAPFVGLLGTVVGIIESFAGIAKTGSGGLGAVSGGISEALVVTALGLLVAIPAVLMFNLLSTRADALLLSLDLARKEFMDHLEDVHGASASLSVRGEGAVALDVERAARKEGVDVRPA; this is encoded by the coding sequence ATGAATTTCAATCTGATCGAGATCTACCAGCACATGGGCTTCTTCGCCCGGTGCATCGCCTACACGCTCATCCTCTTCGCGCTGGCGTCGCTCATCGTCTTCTTCGAGCGGCTCATCTTCTTCTTCCGCACGAAGTCGGCGGACCGGAAGTTCGCCTCGCGCGCCGGCAAGCTGCTGGAGTCGCAGCAGCACGAGCAGTTCGTCACCGAGGCGGCCACGGCCAAGGCGAGCAGCCTGGCGAAGCTGCTGGGCGGTGGCGTGAAGACGTACCTGGTCAAGAAGGCGGCGCCGCAGGGCAAGCTGGGCGCGGTGGAGCTCACCCGGCGCGACATGGACCGCCTCTACGAGCGCGTCACCGCGGACGTGCGCCGCGGCATGAGCGTGCTGGCCTCGGTGGGCTCGGTGGCCCCGTTCGTCGGTCTGCTCGGCACGGTGGTGGGCATCATCGAGTCCTTCGCCGGTATCGCGAAGACGGGCTCGGGCGGTCTGGGCGCGGTGTCCGGCGGTATCTCCGAGGCGCTCGTCGTCACGGCGCTCGGCCTGCTGGTGGCCATCCCCGCGGTGCTCATGTTCAACCTGCTCTCCACCCGCGCGGACGCGCTGCTCCTGTCCCTGGACCTGGCCCGCAAGGAGTTCATGGACCACCTGGAGGACGTGCACGGCGCGAGCGCTTCATTATCGGTGCGCGGCGAGGGCGCGGTGGCCCTCGACGTGGAGCGCGCCGCGCGCAAGGAGGGTGTCGATGTCCGCCCGGCGTAG
- a CDS encoding energy transducer TonB encodes MFETYDSATDVQTARRFALSTVASIGVCALLGLGAVVVGNQVKEVIKEKRVDVVFRPPPPPPAPVVEVKPPPPPPPPPPKPKAKPPPPAPTVAAPAAMVAPKEIPVEKPPEADEANAVAAAPIAVGGTGQLVAGAIVTGINSPGVAGGTRRAPPINLPEAATPPRELESNLAPEFPSEMRSKGQEGMVILKIVVEVDGRVTNIKVMRGEEPFVGAAIAAVKTWRYEPALVGGQPTAVFRIVKIPFRLK; translated from the coding sequence ATGTTCGAGACCTACGACAGCGCCACCGACGTGCAGACGGCCCGCCGGTTCGCGCTCTCCACCGTGGCTTCCATCGGAGTGTGCGCCCTGCTCGGGCTCGGCGCGGTGGTGGTGGGCAATCAGGTGAAGGAAGTCATCAAGGAGAAGCGGGTGGACGTGGTGTTCCGTCCGCCGCCTCCGCCTCCCGCGCCCGTGGTCGAGGTCAAGCCTCCGCCTCCGCCGCCGCCCCCACCGCCCAAGCCCAAGGCGAAGCCGCCGCCTCCCGCGCCCACTGTCGCCGCGCCCGCGGCCATGGTGGCGCCCAAGGAGATTCCGGTGGAGAAGCCGCCCGAGGCGGATGAGGCGAACGCCGTGGCCGCCGCCCCCATCGCCGTGGGAGGCACCGGCCAGCTCGTGGCGGGCGCCATCGTCACGGGCATCAACAGCCCCGGCGTGGCCGGAGGCACCCGTCGCGCCCCGCCCATCAACCTCCCCGAGGCCGCCACGCCTCCCCGGGAGCTGGAGTCCAACCTCGCCCCCGAGTTCCCCTCCGAGATGCGCTCGAAGGGACAGGAGGGCATGGTCATCCTCAAGATCGTCGTCGAGGTGGACGGCCGCGTCACCAACATCAAGGTCATGCGCGGCGAGGAGCCCTTCGTCGGCGCCGCCATCGCCGCGGTGAAGACGTGGCGCTACGAGCCCGCGCTCGTCGGCGGCCAGCCCACCGCCGTCTTCCGCATCGTCAAGATTCCCTTCCGCCTGAAGTAG